The window TGGGTAGTGGAACGTTCTTTTGGTTGGTTGGAAAAATGTCGAAGGCTATGGAAAAATTGCGAAAGAAAACTCTCAACGAGCCGTCAAATGGTCATCCTGGCGTTTTTGGTGTTATTGCTGAGGAGATTCTGAACAGGCTCTTAGAAAATACCTGGAAGCCTATCTTATTATTTTAGCCAAACAAGATTGGTGCAAGGGTTATGAATATATCGATGCTTTTGCAGGGACGGGGAAACCTCAAAGCCGGGATGAGGAGATTTTTGTTGACGGTTCTCCCCGCGTTGCGTTGAGTCTCAAAAAACCATTTACCCATTATCATTTCATCGAAGAATCGCCTTGGAGAGTCAAAAAGCTTGAAGAACTTCGCGAAGAATTTACAGGGAGGAAAATTTCAATTTATCAGGGAGACAGTAATAAAATTCTCATAGAAAAAATGGTTCCACAATTATCCTATGTCAGTAAAAAAAAGAGCGATCGCTTTTATAGACCCCTTTGGGATGCAACTGAATTAGGAAACTTTAAAAGCCATTGCGGAGGCCAAGACAATTGAGATCATGCTTAATTTCCCCGTTATGGCGATCAATAGGGGCGTCTTGAGAAAAGATCAAAAAACCATTTCTGATAAAGAGAGAAAAAGACTTGATCTGTTGTGGGGAACTAAAGATTGGATGATCGATCTCTATGAAGAAGACCACACTCTTTTTGGAATCGAACAAAAGAAAAAGAAAATGTCCGGGAAGGAAATGGGGAAAGTATTCAAAAAACGCCTTGCTGAAATCTTTGAACATTGCACCGATCCAATACTCATGGTAAACAGCAACAATGCTCCACTTTATTGCCTTATGTTCGCGGGTCATAATGCCAGCTGGGCAACAATCGCTTCCGATATTTTTAAAAAATTTGAGCAGACAAGACGATTATGAGCGACCACTCTTCCATTGAATGGACAGACGCAACATGGAACCCGGTGACAGGGTGTACCAAAATCAGCGCGGGTTGTAAAAACTGTTATGCCGAAACTTTTGCAGAACGGTTTCGGGGAGTGCCGGAGCATCCCTTTGAACAGGGTTTTGATCTTCGTTTGTGGCCGGAAAGATTGGAACTGCCTCTCAAGTGGAAACAGCCGAGATTGATTTTTGTCGATTCGATGTCCGATCTTTTTCACAAAGATATTTCTGATGATTTTATCTGGAAGGTTTTTGAGACCATGTGCAAAGCAAAGCAGCATATATTTCAAGTTTTGACGAAAAGATCGGAAAGGCTGTTGCAATGGACTGCCGATCATTTCCGCGTGGTGCCGAAAAATATCTGGCTTGGCGTTTCGGTGGAAAATCATTCTGCTACATTTAGAATCGGACACCTTCAAAAAACGCCGGCCCAAATTCGTTTTTTGTCGATTGAGCCTTTAATCGGCCCCGTTCATCTCGATGAGGATCTTTTACAAGGAATTCATTGGGTGATTGTGGGGGGTGAAAGCGGACATCGGGCAAGAAAAATGGATCCAGAATGGGTCTGCAACATCCGCCAACAATGCTTGCAATATGATGTCCCTTTCTTTTTCAAACAATGGGGAGCCTATGATCCGCTTTCTGGAAGGAAAGTTGGTAAAAAAGCGGCAGGCCGGATTTTGCATGGAC of the Deltaproteobacteria bacterium genome contains:
- a CDS encoding phage Gp37/Gp68 family protein is translated as MSDHSSIEWTDATWNPVTGCTKISAGCKNCYAETFAERFRGVPEHPFEQGFDLRLWPERLELPLKWKQPRLIFVDSMSDLFHKDISDDFIWKVFETMCKAKQHIFQVLTKRSERLLQWTADHFRVVPKNIWLGVSVENHSATFRIGHLQKTPAQIRFLSIEPLIGPVHLDEDLLQGIHWVIVGGESGHRARKMDPEWVCNIRQQCLQYDVPFFFKQWGAYDPLSGRKVGKKAAGRILHGRTWNDLPQKVTYRF
- a CDS encoding transposase, giving the protein WVVERSFGWLEKCRRLWKNCERKLSTSRQMVILAFLVLLLRRF
- the tcmP gene encoding three-Cys-motif partner protein TcmP encodes the protein MEAYLIILAKQDWCKGYEYIDAFAGTGKPQSRDEEIFVDGSPRVALSLKKPFTHYHFIEESPWRVKKLEELREEFTGRKISIYQGDSNKILIEKMVPQLSYVSKKKSDRFYRPLWDATELGNFKSHCGGQDN